One part of the Paenibacillus silvisoli genome encodes these proteins:
- a CDS encoding response regulator transcription factor, producing the protein MYKIMIVDDEPYIVSGLQDLCADMQEYELDVFCAYSADEAVARLQATRMDILITDIQMPGMSGLELAQKVREWWPRTKIIFLTGYNQFDYVQSALRSEAVDFLLKTEDESKIVAAIRRAIRKCNEDSEETRLVEGVKQRLRAALPVLQKDLLLRLAQGETLSADSRTQKFKELDIPLDADADCLLAIGRVDEWKHAAGPYDRSLLLYGIQNIAEEFLSPAVRFQAVIGDAGDFIWLMQPGSAAGGGEEADTVGGGDSWGRCVSFVHGTIDAIQSACRSLLKQPISIAAGSSPAPWTSVAAKVREFSLLLAEGLGTGGEMLVLENADARASRDAAAELAGQQLLSAPGQAEMMDRLLESGKQEEFRKLVLEAFAGIPAGRGDMRKETYYAVALRLYACVNRLRRRKEEGELPARFDLLFHYERHAGEAAAVWYLLDAAAVLFDQRHDDQEERTNELVLRLHAYIEQHLSGDVSLTRLGEVVSLNPSYLCRLYKQITGSILTDFIAETKIGKAKELLVNSAQLRITDISKAVGFDSPAYFSRFFKKYTRMTPQEYRDRY; encoded by the coding sequence ATGTACAAAATCATGATTGTGGATGACGAGCCATACATCGTGAGCGGTTTGCAGGATCTATGCGCCGATATGCAGGAGTACGAATTGGACGTGTTCTGCGCGTACTCGGCGGATGAAGCGGTCGCGCGGCTGCAAGCGACGCGGATGGACATTCTCATCACGGATATTCAGATGCCCGGCATGAGCGGTCTCGAGCTGGCACAGAAGGTACGGGAATGGTGGCCGCGGACGAAGATTATCTTCCTGACCGGCTACAACCAGTTCGATTACGTTCAATCCGCGCTGCGCAGCGAGGCCGTCGATTTTCTGCTCAAGACGGAGGATGAATCGAAGATCGTCGCGGCGATCCGCCGGGCCATCCGCAAATGCAACGAGGATTCGGAGGAGACGCGCTTGGTGGAAGGCGTAAAGCAGCGCCTTCGGGCGGCGCTTCCGGTGCTGCAAAAGGATTTGCTCCTGCGGCTGGCGCAGGGAGAAACGCTGTCGGCGGACAGTCGGACGCAGAAGTTTAAGGAGCTCGACATTCCGCTTGACGCCGATGCCGACTGCCTGCTTGCGATCGGCAGAGTCGACGAGTGGAAGCATGCGGCCGGTCCCTACGATCGGTCGCTGCTGCTGTACGGCATCCAAAACATCGCCGAGGAATTTCTCTCTCCGGCTGTACGGTTCCAGGCGGTTATCGGCGATGCCGGCGATTTTATATGGTTAATGCAGCCGGGGTCGGCTGCTGGCGGCGGCGAGGAGGCGGATACAGTTGGCGGCGGCGATAGCTGGGGACGCTGCGTGTCCTTCGTGCATGGCACGATCGATGCGATCCAGAGCGCCTGCCGGTCGCTTCTGAAACAGCCGATTTCCATCGCGGCGGGGAGCTCGCCTGCTCCTTGGACCAGCGTGGCCGCGAAGGTGCGCGAGTTCTCGCTGCTGCTGGCCGAGGGGCTTGGCACCGGCGGCGAAATGCTCGTCCTGGAGAACGCGGACGCGCGCGCGTCGCGGGATGCGGCCGCGGAGCTGGCGGGGCAGCAGCTGCTGTCCGCGCCGGGCCAAGCGGAGATGATGGACCGGCTGCTGGAAAGCGGCAAGCAGGAGGAATTCCGCAAGCTGGTGCTGGAAGCGTTCGCCGGTATTCCGGCGGGCCGCGGCGATATGCGCAAGGAAACCTATTATGCGGTGGCGCTCCGGCTTTACGCCTGCGTGAACCGGCTGCGGCGGCGCAAGGAAGAAGGCGAGCTTCCGGCGCGGTTCGATTTGCTGTTCCACTACGAGCGGCATGCGGGCGAAGCCGCGGCGGTCTGGTATTTGCTCGATGCGGCGGCCGTCCTGTTCGACCAGCGCCATGACGATCAGGAGGAGCGGACGAACGAGCTGGTGCTGCGGCTGCACGCGTACATCGAGCAGCATTTGTCGGGGGATGTGTCCTTGACGCGGCTCGGCGAAGTCGTGTCGCTCAATCCGAGCTATCTGTGCAGGCTGTACAAGCAAATTACCGGCAGCATTTTGACCGATTTCATTGCCGAAACGAAGATCGGCAAGGCGAAGGAGCTGCTCGTGAACAGCGCGCAGCTGCGGATTACCGATATCAGCAAGGCGGTCGGCTTCGATTCGCCGGCGTATTTCTCGCGATTTTTCAAGAAGTATACGCGGATGACCCCGCAAGAGTACCGTGATCGGTACTAA
- a CDS encoding sensor histidine kinase has protein sequence MKRMRSSPYDPIFIKIMLSFFVVVLPMFAIGLALNLKGAASVREEITTMLQTKVRYDMNTLEAELDRMIGLQYEMVVDNDLLYLSVADTVLSENERRTAILNLQRKLLMIRNSSNFIRSASAYIPLINRTIASDQLLDDLDRRTFDGLVTSDRRKRGEIVEWNDRLFIVKRQPDLSQGSDPIALLSLELSRTAIASELTRFSGNYDGGMVLLGNSLDWRIDQGAGEKLPAALEGAFEQLMKGSEGIATVEADGRRYIVAQQPSGRLDVTLLQFIPEAEVLGPLKQYRIWLWVLAALALVVILLYSYWMHRLIHKPFKNMIVAFRLLERGNLDLDIKHRSNDEFRFLYVQFNKMVRRLEASIQDGYVLKYRAQKAELKQLQSQINPHFLYNSFFTLGRMIKLQDYDNLMPFANHLGEYFRFITRDTKEEIPLEDEVSFSRSFAEIQNIRFHNRIQAEFGQLPEAAKGVTVPRLIIQPLIENAYKHGVEGRPGGGKVAIGFRLDREQVIVSVEDNGQGIDGDSIARLERALGDRSEGLESTGMINVHRRLQLKYGEDAGLRLSGGAGGGLRVELVIPYQRGRLDVQNHDCG, from the coding sequence ATGAAACGGATGAGAAGCTCGCCATACGATCCGATTTTCATCAAAATCATGCTCTCCTTCTTCGTCGTGGTTCTCCCGATGTTCGCCATCGGGCTCGCGCTGAACCTGAAGGGAGCGGCAAGCGTCAGGGAGGAAATCACGACGATGCTGCAAACGAAGGTCCGGTACGATATGAACACCTTGGAGGCGGAGCTCGACCGGATGATCGGCTTGCAGTACGAAATGGTCGTCGATAACGACCTGCTCTACTTAAGCGTAGCGGATACCGTGCTGTCGGAGAACGAGCGGCGGACCGCGATTCTCAACCTGCAGCGCAAGCTGCTGATGATCCGCAACTCGAGCAATTTTATCCGCAGCGCTTCCGCGTATATTCCGCTCATTAACCGGACGATTGCTTCCGACCAACTGCTCGACGATTTGGACCGGAGAACGTTCGATGGCCTCGTTACGAGCGACCGGCGAAAGCGAGGCGAGATCGTCGAATGGAACGACCGGCTGTTTATCGTCAAGCGGCAGCCCGACCTCAGTCAGGGCAGCGATCCGATCGCCCTGCTGTCGCTGGAGCTGAGCCGGACCGCGATCGCTTCGGAGCTGACCCGGTTCAGCGGCAACTATGACGGCGGCATGGTGCTGCTGGGCAACTCGCTCGATTGGCGCATCGACCAAGGCGCGGGCGAGAAGCTGCCGGCCGCGCTCGAAGGGGCGTTCGAGCAGCTGATGAAGGGCAGCGAAGGCATTGCGACCGTCGAAGCGGACGGGCGGCGGTACATCGTCGCGCAGCAGCCTTCCGGACGGCTGGACGTGACGCTGCTGCAGTTCATTCCGGAGGCTGAGGTGCTGGGACCGCTGAAGCAGTACCGCATTTGGCTGTGGGTGCTGGCGGCGCTGGCGCTGGTCGTCATCCTGCTCTACTCCTACTGGATGCACCGGCTGATCCACAAGCCGTTCAAAAATATGATCGTCGCGTTCCGGCTGCTGGAGCGCGGCAATTTGGATCTGGATATCAAGCATCGGAGCAATGACGAGTTTCGGTTTCTGTACGTGCAGTTCAATAAAATGGTCCGGCGGCTCGAGGCCTCCATCCAAGACGGTTACGTGCTTAAATACAGGGCGCAGAAGGCGGAGCTCAAGCAGCTGCAATCGCAGATCAATCCGCACTTTCTATATAACAGCTTTTTCACGCTCGGCAGAATGATCAAGCTTCAGGACTATGACAATTTGATGCCCTTCGCGAATCATTTGGGCGAATATTTCCGCTTCATTACCCGGGATACGAAAGAAGAAATTCCGCTGGAGGACGAGGTGAGCTTCTCCCGGTCCTTCGCGGAAATTCAAAATATACGGTTTCACAATCGGATTCAGGCCGAATTCGGCCAGCTGCCGGAAGCGGCAAAAGGGGTAACCGTTCCGAGGCTCATTATCCAGCCGCTGATCGAAAACGCCTATAAGCATGGCGTGGAGGGCAGGCCGGGAGGCGGCAAAGTGGCGATCGGCTTCCGGCTCGACCGGGAGCAGGTGATCGTCAGCGTGGAGGACAATGGGCAGGGGATCGACGGCGATAGTATCGCAAGGCTGGAAAGGGCGCTTGGCGACCGATCGGAGGGGCTGGAGAGCACCGGCATGATCAACGTTCACCGGCGGTTGCAGCTGAAGTATGGCGAGGACGCCGGTCTGCGGCTGTCCGGAGGCGCCGGCGGAGGGCTCCGCGTCGAACTGGTCATACCGTACCAAAGGGGGCGACTCGATGTACAAAATCATGATTGTGGATGA
- a CDS encoding carbohydrate ABC transporter permease, translating to MRAYLDSRKVFQTANYTFLIGISLLCILPFIHVLAISLSSKTAAAAGSVLFWPVGFTFKSYDYVLSKPEFLDALLITVQRVGLGTLINMFLTILIAYPLAKEVRDFKYRTAYAWYFVLTILFSGGLIPTYMIVNKTYLMDTIWALIIPGAVPVFNVILLLNFFRGLPRELEEASFVDGAGYWTVLWRILVPLSAPALATIVLFTIVGHWNSWFDGLIFMNRPENYPLQSYLQTVIIQQDLMRVASQNLDKLAEVSERTSKAAQIFMGALPILLVYPFLQKYFIKGIVLGSVKE from the coding sequence ATGCGAGCTTATCTCGATAGCAGAAAAGTGTTTCAAACGGCAAACTATACGTTCTTAATCGGCATCTCCCTGCTTTGCATTCTTCCGTTCATTCATGTGCTGGCGATCTCGCTCAGCTCCAAAACGGCCGCCGCGGCAGGCTCCGTCCTGTTCTGGCCGGTCGGCTTCACCTTCAAATCGTACGATTACGTGCTATCCAAGCCGGAATTTTTGGACGCGCTCCTTATTACGGTGCAGCGGGTTGGGCTCGGCACGCTGATCAATATGTTCTTAACGATCTTAATTGCTTATCCGCTCGCGAAGGAAGTGCGGGATTTCAAATACCGGACGGCGTACGCCTGGTACTTCGTGCTGACCATCCTGTTCAGCGGCGGACTTATTCCGACGTACATGATCGTGAACAAAACGTACTTGATGGATACGATCTGGGCGTTGATCATTCCCGGCGCCGTGCCCGTGTTCAATGTCATCTTGCTGCTCAACTTCTTCCGCGGCTTGCCGCGCGAGCTGGAAGAAGCGTCGTTCGTGGACGGTGCGGGTTACTGGACGGTGCTTTGGCGTATTTTGGTACCGCTTTCCGCGCCAGCGCTGGCGACGATCGTCCTGTTCACGATCGTGGGCCATTGGAATTCCTGGTTCGACGGCTTAATCTTCATGAACCGGCCGGAAAATTATCCGCTGCAAAGCTATTTGCAAACGGTCATCATCCAGCAGGATCTGATGCGGGTTGCTTCGCAAAATCTCGATAAACTGGCCGAGGTATCGGAGCGCACGTCGAAGGCGGCGCAAATATTTATGGGGGCGCTGCCGATTTTGCTCGTGTACCCGTTTCTGCAGAAATATTTCATTAAAGGCATCGTGCTCGGCAGCGTGAAGGAATAG